One stretch of Macaca nemestrina isolate mMacNem1 chromosome 17, mMacNem.hap1, whole genome shotgun sequence DNA includes these proteins:
- the LOC105469094 gene encoding somatostatin receptor type 2 isoform X1: MDMVDKPLNGSHTWLSIPFDLNGSVVSTNTSNQTEPYYDLTSNAVLTFIYFVVCIIGLCGNTLVIYVILRYAKMKTITNIYILNLAIADELFMLGLPFLAMQVALVHWPFGKAICRVVMTVDGINQFTSIFCLTVMSIDRYLAVVHPIKSAKWRRPRTAKMITMAVWGVSLLVILPIMIYAGLRSNQWGRSSCTINWPGESGAWYTGFIIYTFILGFLVPLTIICLCYLFIIIKVKSSGIRVGSSKRKKSEKKVTRMVSIVVAVFIFCWLPFYIFNVSSVSMAISPTPALKGMFDFVVVLTYANSCANPILYAFLSDNFKKSFQNVLCLVKARDSFLMKENGNVIQRRLKGDSRGLHTKLGIKKTTMHGRARWLTPVIPALWEAKVGGSPEVRSSRPAWPTW; this comes from the exons ATGGACATGGTGGATAAGCCACTCAATGGAAGCCACACATGGCTATCCATTCCATTTGACCTGAATGGCTCTGTGGTGTCAACCAACACCTCAAACCAGACAGAGCCATACTATGACCTGACGAGCAATGCAGTCCTCACATTCATCTATTTTGTGGTCTGCATCATTGGGTTGTGTGGCAACACACTTGTCATTTACGTCATCCTCCGCTATGCCAAGATGAAGACCATCACCAACATTTACATCCTCAACCTGGCCATCGCAGATGAGCTCTTCATGTTGGGTCTGCCTTTCTTGGCTATGCAGGTGGCTCTGGTCCACTGGCCCTTTGGCAAGGCCATCTGCCGGGTGGTCATGACTGTGGATGGCATCAATCAGTTCACCAGCATCTTCTGCTTGACGGTGATGAGCATCGACCGATACCTGGCTGTGGTCCACCCTATCAAGTCGGCCAAGTGGAGGAGACCCCGGACGGCCAAGATGATCACCATGGCTGTGTGGGGAGTCTCTCTGCTAGTCATCTTGCCCATCATGATATATGCTGGGCTCCGGAGCAACCAGTGGGGGAGAAGCAGCTGCACCATCAACTGGCCAGGTGAATCTGGGGCTTGGTACACAGGGTTCATCATCTACACTTTCATCCTGGGGTTCCTGGTACCCCTCACCATCATTTGTCTTTGCTACCTGTTCATTATCATCAAGGTGAAGTCCTCTGGAATCCGAGTGGGCTCCTCCAAGAGGAAGAAGTCTGAGAAGAAGGTCACCCGAATGGTGTCCATCGTGGTGGCTGTCTTCATCTTCTGCTGGCTTCCCTTCTACATATTCAACGTTTCTTCCGTCTCCATGGCCATCAGTCCCACCCCAGCCCTTAAAGGCATGTTTGACTTTGTGGTGGTCCTCACCTATGCTAACAGCTGTGCCAACCCTATCCTATACGCCTTCTTGTCTGACAACTTCAAGAAGAGCTTCCAGAACGTCCTCTGCTTGGTCAAG gccAGAGATAGCTTCctaatgaaagaaaatggaaatgtaatTCAACGACGCCTCAAAGGGGATTCTAGAGGACTTCATACAAAGCTGGGCATTAAGAAAACCACAatgcatggccgggcgcggtggctcacacctgtaatcccagcactttgggaggccaaggtgggtggatcacctgaggtcaggagttcgagaccagcctggccaacatggtga
- the LOC105469094 gene encoding somatostatin receptor type 2 isoform X2: MDMVDKPLNGSHTWLSIPFDLNGSVVSTNTSNQTEPYYDLTSNAVLTFIYFVVCIIGLCGNTLVIYVILRYAKMKTITNIYILNLAIADELFMLGLPFLAMQVALVHWPFGKAICRVVMTVDGINQFTSIFCLTVMSIDRYLAVVHPIKSAKWRRPRTAKMITMAVWGVSLLVILPIMIYAGLRSNQWGRSSCTINWPGESGAWYTGFIIYTFILGFLVPLTIICLCYLFIIIKVKSSGIRVGSSKRKKSEKKVTRMVSIVVAVFIFCWLPFYIFNVSSVSMAISPTPALKGMFDFVVVLTYANSCANPILYAFLSDNFKKSFQNVLCLVKVSGTDDGERSDSKQDKSRLNETTETQRTLLNGDLQTSI; the protein is encoded by the coding sequence ATGGACATGGTGGATAAGCCACTCAATGGAAGCCACACATGGCTATCCATTCCATTTGACCTGAATGGCTCTGTGGTGTCAACCAACACCTCAAACCAGACAGAGCCATACTATGACCTGACGAGCAATGCAGTCCTCACATTCATCTATTTTGTGGTCTGCATCATTGGGTTGTGTGGCAACACACTTGTCATTTACGTCATCCTCCGCTATGCCAAGATGAAGACCATCACCAACATTTACATCCTCAACCTGGCCATCGCAGATGAGCTCTTCATGTTGGGTCTGCCTTTCTTGGCTATGCAGGTGGCTCTGGTCCACTGGCCCTTTGGCAAGGCCATCTGCCGGGTGGTCATGACTGTGGATGGCATCAATCAGTTCACCAGCATCTTCTGCTTGACGGTGATGAGCATCGACCGATACCTGGCTGTGGTCCACCCTATCAAGTCGGCCAAGTGGAGGAGACCCCGGACGGCCAAGATGATCACCATGGCTGTGTGGGGAGTCTCTCTGCTAGTCATCTTGCCCATCATGATATATGCTGGGCTCCGGAGCAACCAGTGGGGGAGAAGCAGCTGCACCATCAACTGGCCAGGTGAATCTGGGGCTTGGTACACAGGGTTCATCATCTACACTTTCATCCTGGGGTTCCTGGTACCCCTCACCATCATTTGTCTTTGCTACCTGTTCATTATCATCAAGGTGAAGTCCTCTGGAATCCGAGTGGGCTCCTCCAAGAGGAAGAAGTCTGAGAAGAAGGTCACCCGAATGGTGTCCATCGTGGTGGCTGTCTTCATCTTCTGCTGGCTTCCCTTCTACATATTCAACGTTTCTTCCGTCTCCATGGCCATCAGTCCCACCCCAGCCCTTAAAGGCATGTTTGACTTTGTGGTGGTCCTCACCTATGCTAACAGCTGTGCCAACCCTATCCTATACGCCTTCTTGTCTGACAACTTCAAGAAGAGCTTCCAGAACGTCCTCTGCTTGGTCAAGGTGAGCGGCACAGATGACGGGGAGCGGAGTGACAGTAAGCAGGACAAATCCCGGCTGAATGAGACCACGGAGACCCAGAGGACCCTCCTCAATGGAGACCTCCAAACCAGTATCTGA